A stretch of the Streptomyces venezuelae genome encodes the following:
- a CDS encoding alpha/beta fold hydrolase gives MANRGAAIVVPYEVQGSGPEQVIALHHWLSDRSSFGDLRQHLDGGAFSYAFVDCRGYGEAMDTPGTYTMEEIAADALAVADDLGWDTFAVIGHSMGGKAAQQLLLDAPSRIRSIIGISPVPASGFPLEGEMWELFVGAVEDSGNRRTIFDALTGSRHDDAWLDARVNGSERSSQTALRSYLESWTRGPDIHELVKGNPTPVLVVAGASDPAMGPDTMRSTWLQWYPNAELEVFDDAGHFAPDESPQALARAVERFLGRWMARAAKHSEAAVLGCRPQPRTPCTVPFWRRSCRIWPRGPIFPSCSQRCGTWPGSGMRFNLPHSFIEGRSTGPGTRSSHRPSDRGTLALQPRSGHCPGRPTARAALKPPPRLLGTPTSSWCRFPCALHGRPVPQRASRGGKQRSARAHRSHPEQGPSAAVSAGQMPREGSSAG, from the coding sequence GTGGCAAACCGTGGAGCAGCAATCGTCGTTCCGTACGAGGTCCAGGGCAGCGGTCCGGAGCAGGTCATCGCACTCCACCACTGGCTCAGCGACAGGTCGAGTTTCGGCGATCTGCGGCAGCACCTGGACGGAGGCGCGTTCAGCTACGCGTTCGTGGACTGCCGTGGGTACGGCGAGGCGATGGACACCCCCGGCACGTACACGATGGAGGAAATCGCGGCGGACGCCCTCGCCGTGGCCGACGACCTCGGCTGGGACACCTTCGCGGTCATCGGTCACTCCATGGGCGGCAAGGCGGCCCAGCAGCTGTTGCTGGACGCTCCCTCGCGGATCCGCTCGATCATCGGCATCTCGCCCGTGCCCGCGTCCGGGTTCCCGCTCGAAGGGGAGATGTGGGAGCTGTTCGTCGGGGCCGTGGAGGATTCCGGCAACCGCAGGACGATCTTCGACGCCCTCACCGGCAGTCGGCACGACGACGCGTGGCTGGACGCCAGGGTGAACGGCTCGGAACGCTCCTCGCAGACGGCCCTGCGCTCGTACCTCGAATCCTGGACGCGCGGCCCCGATATCCACGAGCTGGTCAAGGGAAACCCGACGCCAGTGCTTGTAGTGGCCGGTGCGAGCGACCCGGCGATGGGCCCCGACACCATGCGATCCACGTGGCTGCAGTGGTATCCGAACGCCGAGCTCGAGGTCTTCGACGACGCCGGTCACTTCGCCCCCGACGAAAGTCCGCAGGCCCTGGCGAGGGCGGTCGAGAGGTTCCTCGGCCGCTGGATGGCCAGGGCGGCCAAGCACTCTGAGGCAGCCGTTCTGGGCTGCAGGCCACAACCCAGAACGCCCTGTACCGTCCCGTTCTGGCGACGGTCGTGCAGGATCTGGCCAAGGGGACCAATCTTCCCGTCATGCTCCCAGCGGTGCGGTACATGGCCCGGATCGGGCATGCGGTTCAACCTGCCGCACAGTTTCATCGAAGGGCGGAGCACCGGGCCCGGCACACGGTCGAGCCATAGGCCCTCAGATCGCGGGACCCTTGCCCTTCAGCCCCGGAGCGGCCACTGCCCCGGTCGGCCGACGGCTCGGGCCGCACTGAAGCCTCCACCTCGGCTCCTCGGTACGCCGACATCGTCGTGGTGCCGTTTCCCCTGTGCACTCCACGGAAGGCCCGTGCCACAACGTGCCAGTAGGGGCGGTAAACAGCGGTCAGCAAGGGCTCATCGGAGCCACCCCGAGCAGGGACCATCGGCAGCCGTTTCCGCAGGTCAGATGCCGCGTGAAGGCTCAAGTGCCGGGTGA
- a CDS encoding PP2C family protein-serine/threonine phosphatase, with product MTVGRRGDAGDPDRSESFGEELLGVLLDGAHELPPAMVGPLVAETVARMGGREPQILLQDYGQQQLVPLSTGSVAAGDPQPIDRSEAGRCFLESRPVEVLTPDGIRVHLPLLDGGDQVGVLAVTLDGLDYDARRLLRRIAVLTADLLQTKNGYTDLFFRTRRSEPMSVAAEIQWSLLPPLSMVMPRVAVAGVLEPAYAVAGDSFDYALNGDVLHLAMVDAMGHGLDAATMATVAIGAYRHARRISIELSEIYLFMDRAVAEQFDADHFVTAQMTRLDTDTGRLQWVNAGHPAPMLIRAHRVVRRLDSPTTLPVGFGGDQPQVSAVALEPGDRVLCFTDGLIEEHEIGQEQFGEEQLIDWVNQLEQADQGIRAVARDLSHTLMRARGETTSDDATLVLFEWRG from the coding sequence ATGACCGTCGGAAGGCGCGGAGACGCCGGAGACCCGGACCGATCGGAGAGCTTCGGGGAGGAACTGCTCGGGGTGCTCCTGGACGGGGCGCACGAGCTGCCGCCGGCCATGGTCGGCCCGCTCGTCGCCGAGACGGTGGCCCGGATGGGGGGCCGCGAACCACAGATCCTGCTCCAGGACTACGGACAGCAACAGCTGGTCCCGCTATCCACTGGCAGCGTGGCCGCCGGCGATCCGCAGCCCATCGACCGGTCCGAAGCCGGCCGGTGCTTCCTGGAGTCACGTCCCGTCGAAGTCCTGACGCCCGACGGCATACGGGTTCACCTGCCCCTGCTGGACGGCGGCGACCAGGTGGGGGTCCTCGCGGTCACCCTGGACGGGCTCGACTACGACGCCCGCCGCCTCCTGCGCAGGATCGCGGTCCTGACGGCCGACCTGCTGCAGACCAAGAACGGCTACACCGACCTCTTCTTCCGGACCCGCCGCAGTGAACCGATGAGCGTGGCCGCGGAGATCCAGTGGTCCCTGCTGCCCCCGCTGTCGATGGTGATGCCGCGCGTCGCGGTCGCCGGAGTCCTGGAGCCCGCCTACGCCGTGGCGGGGGACAGCTTCGACTACGCCCTGAACGGCGACGTCCTGCACCTCGCCATGGTCGACGCCATGGGGCACGGCCTGGACGCGGCCACGATGGCCACGGTGGCCATCGGCGCGTACCGCCACGCCCGCCGGATCAGCATCGAACTGTCCGAGATCTACCTCTTCATGGACCGGGCCGTCGCCGAGCAGTTCGACGCGGACCATTTCGTGACCGCGCAGATGACGCGCCTGGACACGGACACGGGACGCCTCCAGTGGGTCAACGCGGGGCATCCTGCGCCGATGCTGATCCGCGCACACCGCGTCGTACGCCGTCTGGACAGCCCCACAACCCTCCCCGTCGGCTTCGGAGGGGACCAGCCACAGGTCAGCGCGGTGGCGCTGGAGCCGGGCGACCGCGTGCTCTGCTTCACCGACGGCCTGATCGAAGAACACGAAATCGGGCAGGAACAGTTCGGCGAGGAGCAGCTGATCGACTGGGTGAATCAGCTGGAGCAGGCTGACCAGGGGATCCGCGCGGTGGCCCGGGACCTGTCCCACACCCTCATGCGGGCACGCGGCGAAACCACCTCGGACGACGCGACGCTCGTCCTGTTCGAGTGGCGCGGATGA
- a CDS encoding DUF5994 family protein → MTTTLDRTAPRDLAAELPARLSLTPKSTLAGQLDGAWWPYSRDLEAELPVLLAALDEPWGRITRVTVNPTRWPVVPHTVPMVGRTLHVGWFTEQDPDKLILLSYTVGRWDLLVIPPETAPAAAARLMAAATIPGSVLTPGVLMANEAAIGRGIRDARLREDTWDGEGGACVYPFGNPMDRSTLPLPGNGWR, encoded by the coding sequence ATGACCACGACCCTCGACCGGACCGCGCCCCGCGACCTCGCCGCAGAGCTTCCGGCTCGTTTGTCCCTCACCCCGAAGAGCACGCTCGCCGGCCAGTTGGACGGTGCCTGGTGGCCCTACTCCCGAGACCTCGAAGCCGAGCTCCCGGTGCTGCTGGCTGCCCTGGACGAGCCGTGGGGCCGCATCACCCGCGTCACCGTGAACCCCACCCGCTGGCCCGTCGTACCGCACACCGTGCCCATGGTCGGGCGCACGCTGCACGTGGGCTGGTTCACCGAACAGGACCCCGACAAGCTGATCCTGCTCTCCTACACCGTCGGCCGCTGGGACCTCCTCGTCATCCCGCCCGAGACCGCACCCGCAGCTGCGGCCCGCCTGATGGCCGCCGCGACGATACCGGGCAGCGTCCTCACTCCGGGCGTGCTGATGGCCAACGAAGCCGCCATCGGGCGCGGCATCCGCGATGCCCGCCTCCGGGAAGACACCTGGGATGGCGAAGGCGGGGCATGCGTGTACCCCTTCGGGAACCCGATGGACCGAAGCACCCTCCCACTGCCCGGAAACGGCTGGAGGTGA
- a CDS encoding ATP-binding protein — protein MTGLRVRDYTQDDFEAVIRVDAESGTAEESPLFPLSDAVAALQALHPAVVATADEEVVGAAVSRVDGDRAWILRISMAPAWRHQGLGSDLITALEHRLFSGGVRAVHAVLPEGETGATALHNCGFGARPGLVFFEKRGRVAPHAVSMLASLGAELPRGGLWQKVAGMQKEKELIERRLVLPLAHPEMAAQHGVELPRAVMLFGPPGTGKSTFAHAIASRLGWPFLELFPARLAAEYGLATGLNRRFDEIARLDHVLVFIDEVEEIAGARSGADATAVGVVNELLKAIVRFRGQDGRLLVCATNDVTTLDSAFLRHGRFDYVLPIGPPDDRARTALWESYLARAGAEADSAVLAAASEGFTPADIAHVARTVSQVQFERTFDTGTRVRPTTEDYLGTIGDTRPTVSAAMAQEFAHQTEEFARI, from the coding sequence ATGACGGGTTTGCGTGTCAGGGACTACACCCAGGACGATTTCGAAGCGGTGATCCGAGTCGACGCGGAGAGCGGTACGGCCGAAGAATCACCGCTCTTTCCGCTCTCGGACGCCGTGGCGGCCCTCCAAGCCCTCCACCCGGCGGTGGTGGCCACCGCGGACGAGGAGGTGGTCGGCGCTGCCGTGAGCAGGGTGGACGGAGACCGGGCGTGGATCCTGCGCATCAGCATGGCCCCTGCCTGGCGGCACCAGGGGCTGGGCAGCGATCTCATCACGGCCCTGGAGCACCGGCTGTTCTCCGGTGGTGTCCGCGCGGTGCACGCGGTCCTGCCCGAAGGTGAGACCGGTGCCACTGCCCTGCACAACTGCGGCTTCGGCGCCCGTCCGGGCCTGGTCTTCTTCGAGAAGCGCGGGCGAGTGGCCCCTCATGCGGTCAGCATGCTCGCGTCGCTGGGAGCGGAGCTGCCGCGCGGGGGACTGTGGCAGAAGGTCGCGGGCATGCAGAAGGAGAAGGAGCTCATCGAGCGGCGCCTGGTCCTGCCCCTGGCCCATCCCGAAATGGCCGCCCAGCACGGAGTGGAGCTGCCGCGGGCGGTGATGCTGTTCGGGCCGCCAGGGACGGGGAAGAGCACGTTCGCGCACGCGATCGCCAGCCGTCTGGGATGGCCGTTCCTCGAACTGTTCCCCGCCCGGCTGGCCGCCGAGTACGGGCTGGCCACCGGGCTGAACCGGCGCTTCGACGAGATCGCCCGGCTCGACCACGTGCTGGTCTTCATCGACGAGGTCGAGGAGATCGCGGGGGCCCGGAGCGGTGCGGACGCGACCGCGGTCGGTGTCGTCAACGAACTGCTCAAGGCGATCGTCCGGTTCCGGGGCCAGGACGGGCGGCTGCTCGTCTGCGCCACGAACGACGTGACCACGCTCGATTCCGCGTTCCTGCGGCACGGCCGTTTCGACTACGTGCTGCCGATCGGCCCGCCCGACGACCGCGCCAGGACCGCACTGTGGGAGAGCTACCTGGCCCGAGCGGGCGCGGAGGCCGACAGCGCTGTGCTGGCAGCCGCCAGCGAGGGGTTCACCCCTGCCGACATCGCCCATGTGGCGCGTACCGTTTCCCAGGTCCAGTTCGAGCGCACCTTCGACACCGGAACCCGGGTCCGCCCCACCACCGAGGACTACCTGGGCACCATCGGCGACACCAGGCCCACGGTCAGCGCGGCCATGGCCCAGGAGTTCGCCCACCAGACCGAGGAGTTCGCCCGCATCTAG
- a CDS encoding cold-shock protein, whose amino-acid sequence MATGTVKWFNAEKGFGFIEQDGGGADVFAHFSNIAASGFRELQEGQKVTFDIAQGQKGPTAENIVTV is encoded by the coding sequence ATGGCTACTGGCACCGTGAAGTGGTTCAACGCGGAAAAGGGTTTCGGCTTCATCGAGCAGGACGGTGGCGGCGCTGACGTGTTCGCCCACTTCTCGAACATCGCCGCCTCGGGCTTCCGCGAGCTGCAGGAGGGTCAGAAGGTCACGTTCGACATCGCGCAGGGCCAGAAGGGCCCGACGGCCGAGAACATCGTCACCGTCTGA
- a CDS encoding DUF5994 family protein, which produces MADSDTPHTPPLLLPDAIHQAIKPGTALLRLETTRSREGLLDGAWWPRTRAIETELPALISVLTGHLGPITRVGLDASAWNGLPTRLVIDDQVVHVDSDPVGDDTVLVTRGPNDHFALLVVPPDTTADAAREAMARAVRADNITQAAQILIATTPEPEDSADAAG; this is translated from the coding sequence ATGGCTGACTCCGACACCCCCCACACGCCCCCACTGCTCCTGCCGGATGCGATCCACCAGGCGATCAAACCGGGTACGGCACTGCTGCGGCTGGAGACCACGCGGTCCCGGGAAGGACTCCTGGACGGCGCGTGGTGGCCGCGCACCCGCGCCATCGAGACCGAGCTGCCCGCGCTGATCAGCGTGTTGACCGGGCATCTCGGCCCGATTACCCGCGTGGGCTTGGACGCGTCCGCCTGGAACGGCCTCCCGACCCGGCTGGTCATCGACGACCAGGTCGTGCATGTCGACTCCGACCCGGTCGGCGACGACACCGTCCTTGTCACGCGCGGCCCCAACGACCACTTCGCCCTGCTGGTGGTTCCCCCGGACACCACCGCCGACGCCGCCCGCGAAGCCATGGCCCGCGCCGTCCGCGCCGACAACATCACGCAGGCCGCTCAGATCCTCATCGCCACCACACCCGAACCTGAGGACAGCGCCGATGCGGCAGGCTGA
- a CDS encoding FAD-binding oxidoreductase: protein MGNSSIEQLRERVRGAVVTPDSDGYDEARKVYNAMVDRRPAAVVHCVNAGDVMATVGFARDNELDLAVRGGGHSVPGFGTCDDGVVADLSGMRGVRVDPERRTARVDGGATWGDFNAAAHAFGLATTGGIISTTGVAGLTLGGGIGYLARGLGLSCDNLISADVVTADGTLLVASEKEHDDLFWAIRGGGGNFGAVTSFEFQLSPVKDIYGGPLLYELEDAGTVLRAFRELIADAPEELGGFPAFQIAPPLPFIPENRHGDTFILIVACWAGPMDEGERAVQWFRDIAPVVAEHVGPMPYPALNSAFDALVPPGLQHYWKANFVTELSDAAITAHLEHGPLLPAVSSTVHIYPINGACHRVASDATAFAYRNATFATVIAGMWPDPADNEANIAWVRDYYQATAPHSEEGGYINFMAEDDQDRTRANYRGNYERLVEVKKVYDPGNLFHVNQNIKP, encoded by the coding sequence ATGGGCAACTCATCGATCGAACAGCTGCGGGAACGAGTACGGGGGGCAGTGGTCACCCCTGACAGCGACGGCTATGACGAGGCACGCAAGGTCTACAACGCCATGGTCGACCGGCGCCCGGCTGCGGTCGTGCACTGCGTCAACGCGGGCGATGTCATGGCCACGGTCGGCTTCGCGAGGGACAACGAGCTGGATCTCGCGGTGCGTGGCGGTGGGCACAGCGTGCCCGGCTTCGGGACCTGCGACGACGGCGTGGTTGCCGACCTGTCCGGTATGCGAGGCGTGCGCGTTGATCCCGAGCGGCGGACCGCGCGTGTGGATGGCGGAGCGACCTGGGGCGACTTCAACGCGGCGGCGCACGCGTTCGGTCTGGCGACCACGGGCGGGATCATCTCCACGACCGGTGTCGCGGGGCTCACCCTCGGTGGCGGCATCGGCTATCTCGCCCGCGGCCTGGGTCTGAGCTGCGACAACCTGATCTCGGCCGATGTGGTGACCGCGGACGGCACGCTCCTCGTCGCGAGCGAGAAGGAACACGACGACCTGTTCTGGGCCATCCGGGGTGGCGGCGGCAACTTCGGCGCGGTGACCTCGTTCGAGTTCCAGCTCAGTCCGGTCAAGGACATCTACGGTGGGCCCCTCCTCTACGAGTTGGAGGACGCCGGCACGGTTCTGCGCGCGTTCCGTGAACTCATCGCCGACGCCCCGGAGGAACTGGGCGGGTTCCCCGCCTTCCAGATCGCCCCTCCACTGCCCTTCATCCCAGAGAACCGGCACGGCGACACCTTCATCCTGATCGTGGCGTGCTGGGCCGGACCGATGGACGAGGGAGAGCGCGCGGTCCAGTGGTTCCGCGACATCGCGCCGGTGGTCGCCGAGCACGTCGGCCCGATGCCGTATCCGGCGCTCAACAGCGCGTTCGACGCGCTGGTACCACCCGGCCTGCAGCACTACTGGAAGGCCAACTTCGTCACCGAACTGAGTGACGCGGCGATCACGGCGCATCTTGAGCACGGGCCTCTGCTACCCGCCGTCAGCTCGACCGTGCACATCTACCCGATCAACGGCGCCTGCCACCGCGTGGCATCGGACGCGACGGCCTTCGCCTACCGGAACGCCACGTTCGCCACTGTCATCGCCGGAATGTGGCCGGACCCCGCCGACAACGAGGCCAACATCGCCTGGGTGCGCGACTACTACCAGGCGACCGCCCCGCACTCGGAGGAGGGCGGGTACATCAACTTCATGGCCGAAGACGACCAGGACCGGACCAGGGCCAACTACCGTGGCAACTACGAACGCCTTGTCGAGGTCAAGAAGGTGTACGACCCTGGCAATCTGTTCCATGTGAACCAGAACATCAAGCCGTAG